Genomic window (Thermococcus sp.):
CGTGGAAAAGCCCGGCGAAGGCTCCGAGCGCGCCTACAGCAGCGAGGGCACCTCCCTTCGGTATGAGGGCCATGCCTATGCCTATGCCGAGCCAGATGTAGCCCATCTGACCGATGCTGTGGTAAGCCAAAAGCCTCTTCGCGTTGGTCTCCTTGAGGGCGTAGAGCGTTCCAACGGTCAGCGTTGTCGCACCGAGGAGGGCTATGGCTATTCCGAAGATGTAAGTAGTTCCAACGAGACCCCAGACGAGTGCGATCAGGCCGTAGAGTGTAACCTTCTCCATTGCACCGGCCATAATAGCCGAGACGCTGGTCGGTGCAGCGCGGTAGGTTTCAGCAACCCAGAACTGGAAGGGCACTATTCCCGCTTTTGCCATGAACGCTATCAGGAGAAGTCCGCCGAAGACAATCTTGGTATGAGCTGGAGCGCTCGCGAGGGCTGTGGCGATGTTGTCGAAGCTGAGCTTTTCAAAGCTCCCGACGAGTGAGTAGGCCGTACCGAGTGCCAAGAAGAGAGGTATCGTGTCGAGGAAGTGCATAGTGATGTAGTACTTGATGCTCGCCCCAACGTCCCTGGCTTTCTCGCTGAAGAACACCAGTATGAACGAGCTGAGCGTCATAAGCTCCCAGCTCATCACGAAGTACTCCATGCTGTTTACCGTAACCACTAGCGCCATGCTCGCGAGGAAGGTGTTGTAGGCTATTGCGTACACCCAGCCCTTGCCGGTTTTCTCGAAGATGTCCATGTAGCTTATCGCGTAGAGCGAGGCTGCCGTTCCAACGATGCCGATTATCAGGAGAAAGACGTTGGATGTAGCGGTGATGTGGAGGGGTATTCTGTAGAGATTCAGCCTCTCGGGACCGTTCGTGTAGACGTTGTAGACCTCCCCGAGAAGCGCGAGGGAACCTATGAGTGCCATGAAGCTCGAAGCTTTTACAGAGGCCTTGTAGTCCTTAATGAAGCCGAGCAGGCCACCGATGATGAACGCTCCGAGGGCGTATTCCATGAACATCTCGCATCACCTCATAAACCCGATCTTCATGACAACGTTCAGGGTGACCCAGGGCGCTACTATGCCGATGAGAATCAGCGTTATCATCACCGCGCACATCAGCTTGGTCGAGTGGCCTTCCGCTGCTGGCTCTGGCTCGCCGAAGAACATCCTATTGAACCACAGGAGTACCACAACTAAGAATATGGCAGCATCAAAGAGAACCGTCCCCGGGAAGAGCCATGAGGCTACGCCCTGGGCGTGTCTGGTGCTCATTATGGTGAAGGCCTTGCTGAAGAACAGTCCTAGTGGTAGAACTCCAGCGAGGCCGAGGAAGCTCAGGAACCAGCCAATGCTCGCCCACGGGAGACTCTTCCTTATGCCCTTTATCCTGCTGAAGTCCGTTGTTCCGAGGGAATAGGCGAAGGCCCCAACGCTCAGATACGCCAGCGCCTTGACGAAGGCGTGGTTTACCACTTGGTAAACTGCAATCTGAAGGCCCTCAACGTGGCCGAGGAGCGCGTAAGCCAGGATTATGTACGCAACGCCCGCTTGAGCTATGGTAGAGTAGGCAATGAGCTTCTTACCGTCGGTCTGGAGCGGGTAGTAGATCATCATCAGAATTATCAGCGCCACCGTGAGTAGTCCTAGGAGCCAGAAGTCGTCCTTGCCCGGGTTCATGTACTGTATGACCCTGAAGAGCATGAAACTCCCGAGCGGGACTATTGAGGCAGAGTGTATATACGCTGAAGCCGGAACCGGGCCGGCCGTTGCATCTGGAAGCCAGGAGTAGAAGAACAGCTGGGAGCTCATAGCCAGCGCCGCGAAGATAAGCAGGGCAAACGCTGTGTCCTTGGTTGACTGTGCTACTGAGCCCATCTTTGCCAGCTCCTGAGAGTTCCCCAGAACTGCACTGGCTCCGAGAATCAGGAATACCGCCAAGTTCAGCACGAGGAAGCCCTTGATGGCTGGCCCTTTGGCGTTTCCGTAGAAGTCAACGAGGTAGAGCAGGGCTATCGCCATCAGTTCGAGGGCAACCAGGAACTGGATGAGGTTCGTTGAGTATATGAAGACCATTGAGGAACCAGTCAGCAGGCCGAAGAGGGCGTAGAACCTACCCTTGCCGCTCTCAAGTGGAAACGACCTGTTGGTTGAGCTCATGTAGTCCGCGGTGTAGAGGACTATCAGGAAGCTGACGAGAATGGACGTGAAGCCCATGATGACGGAGGCGATATCGATGCTCAGGCCGAAGACCTCACCGAGGTTGCCCCCGCTGGTGTAGGCGTAGTGATAGACCTTCCCTGCCCCTCCCTGGAAGAAGTCGTAGGTTCCGTAGGCGTTTATGAGGAGGGCGATGCCGATTATCGTCGAGGCCACTGCATCGGCGGCTCTGCCCTCAAGTTTGAAGATGAGCAGCAGCAGGAACGGGAGCAAGGACGATGCAAGGAAGATTTCTCCGTTCACCTTTCATCACCCGTTGGTTTTTAACCCTTGGTTTCCTTCGCAAAAAATAAGAGTCAAAGGACGATGAGGGCCCTCTCGCCCTCACCCTTCTCTGCCGAGCTCTTGAGGTTCGCTACTATCTTGCCCTCCCTGTCCCAGAGGACGTCGTTTATCTCCCCAAACTTCAGGGCCTCAGTTGGACAGGCTGAGACACATGCAGGAAGAAGGCCTTCCGCCCTTCTGTCGGCACAGAGGTCGCACTTGTCCATGATCTTGTTCTCCTCGTCCAGCTTGGGAACGCCAAAGGGACAGGCAACGGCACACATGAGACAGCCGATACACTTGAGCGGGTCGAAGGCAACCGCTCCGTCTTCATCCCTGAAGAGCGCTCCAGTTGGACAGACGTTCAGGCAGGGAGCCTTTTCACAGTGCCTGCAGTTGAAGGGAACCGTAAAGAGGTCGGGGAACTCGAAGACCTTGATGCGCGCTTCACCGTGCGTCATTTCACAGGCCACTTCACAGGCTTTACACCCTATACAGCGCTTATAGTCAAGGAAAATCTTCTTGTGGGCCATCTCAACCACCTCACTCCTCCACCTTCTCGACCTTGGCAGCTACGGCCTTCAGCTCGGCCATCTTGGTCTTCTCGTGTATCTCGTCCAAGGTCAGGAAGTTGGCCTGCCAGTGCCACGGCATCGCTATGACCCCTTCCCTGATGTGCTCGGTAACCTCCGCCCTGACGAGGACGCTTCCGCGCCTCGTCGAGACCTTCACGAGGTCGCCAGTCTTTATTCCAAGTTTCTTGGCGTCCTTTGGGTTTATCATGACGTACTCCTCGGGCCAGCGCTTCTTCAGGCTCGGGCTCTCAAAGGACATGCTCCCGGTGTGCCAGTGGCCGACGAGCCTGAAGTTGGTGAGCCAGAACGGGTACTCCTCGTCGGGCATCTCCGGTGGCTCGCGCCAGCTGACGGGCTGGAGGTGGGCCTTTCCGTCGGACGTCTTGAAGGCGGTCTTGAAGAGAACCTTCGTTCCCTCTCCGGGCTCACTGCACGGGAAGAAGCAGCCCTCTGGGTGCTCGGCAAGGTATTCGGGCGTTGCCCCCTTGAAGACGGGTATGACCTTGTTGATCTCCCGGAGTATCTCGTCCGGATGGCTGTACTTGAAGTACTCACCGAGGCCCAGCTCTTTAGCGAGCTCCACAATGATGAGCCAGTCGGGCTTCGCCTCACCCGGTGCCTCAGCGGCTTTGTAGGTTCTCTGGACTCTTCTTTCAGCGCTTATTGCCGTTCCCGTCTTCTCGAACCATGCAGCGGCTGGAAGAACGATATCGGCGTACATGGCCGTCTCGGTGAGGAATATGTCCTGCACGACGAGGAAGTCGAGCTTCTTGAGTTGCTCGCGAACCCATCCGCTGTTGGGCATTGACTTGGCTATGTTCCCACCGACGATGTACATCATACGTATCTTGTTGCCTATCTCCCTGACCATCGTTGTCAGGTCGAGGCCGACCCAGTCCGGTATCGGGAAGCCCCAGAGTCTCTCTAGTTCAGCCCTCGCTGCCTCGTCAGTGACAAGCTTTCCGGTCGGGAGCTTGTTCGGGGCTATACCGCTCATCGCAGCACAGAAACCGCACTGCGCTCCGGGGAAGACACCGCTCCAGACACCTTCCCTGCCGATGTTGCCTGTTATCGCTATGAGGTTCGCTATGGCAATGGCCGTGTTCAGACCGTTCACATGCTGGTTCATACCCTCGTTGACGAGGAAGGCGGTCCTCTTTGTTGCGATAAGTCTAGCGGCCTTCCTTATGTCCTCGGCTGGAACACCGCTTATCTTCTCGGCCCACTCCGGCGTGTAGTCCTTAACCGACTCCTTAAGCCCTTCAAAGCCAACGGTCCTCCCCCTGACGAAGTCCTTGTCATAGAGCTCCTCACTTATAACCACGTTGAGCATGGCGAGCGCTATCGCCAGGTCGGTTCCCGGATAGGGCTTGAGGTGGAGCGAGGCGTACTTGTGGCCCCTCGTTGAGCGCGGGTCTATAACGATGAGCGGGGCGTTGTTGTCGAGGATGGCCTTCTCGATGTACTGCCCGAAGAGAACCGGGGCCGTCTCGGCCGGGTTGTGTCCCCAGAACACCACGAGCTCGGCCTTGGCTATGTCCTCGAAGGGGTTTGTGGCTGCTGCGCTTCCGAACACCACGGTTCTGGCGGGACTGTTTGAGTACTGGCAGTACCTTCCGGGGAAGTCGAGGTGGTTGGTCCCTATGGCCTTGGAGAGCTTGTGGACGAGGTAGTTCTCCTCAAGGGTTATCTTCTCGCTTCCGAGGAAGGCTATCGCCTCCGGGCCGTAAGTTTCCTTGATCTCCTTAATCTTGCTGGCGATTATCCTGTAGGCCTCTTCCCAGCTTATCTCCTCGAACTTCCCCTCACCCTTTTCTCCAACGCGCCTGAGGGGCTTCTTAAGCCTCTGGGGACTGTTGATGAACTGGTAGGAGGCAACCCCCTTGGGACAGAGCTTGCCCCTGTTGGCTATCGTCGGGTGGTCGTAGTCAAACTCTATCCGCCTGATGTAGCCGTTGGCGCTGACCGCGTAGAAGCGACAGCCCACGGAACACCACGGGCATACAACAGGCACTAACTTCTCTGCCATGGGCATCACCCTTGTAATGACTGACTAGTCATTAAAATTGGTGAACAACACTTTATATAGTTTTTTTGAACAATGAAGTTCATACAGTTAAACAAACTGAGGAATGTTAAACAGAATTATACGCTGGCGGAAAGCTTAAGGTGGTTTATTACTGCCAAGATAACCTTCTTTAGGTAGTGCTCCCTGGAGAAGCCCAAGCACTCCCCGGCGTGGAGGTAGTGCATGAGGGAGGCCAGAAACATCTGGAACGCTATGAGTGCGTCCTCAAAGCCCACTTTAACGTAAGCCGTTATCCTCCTCGCCCCCTCCCGAAGAAGCTCGGAACAGGACTGGCTGTAAATATCGTCGAGGCTCTTCATCCTTTTCCTCACAGAAAGCATGTGGAAGAACATCTCGGCCCTGTAGTTCTCGGAGTAAAAGTCGAGAAACTCCCTCCCAATCTGGAGGAGGTAGCTCTCAAGGGTCGGGTAGCTGAGGGTTATGTATGGGTCATTCAGAGAGGGCATTGCCATTATCGGCATAACCTCGAAGGCAAGCTCCTTGATCAGGTCATCCTTGCTTTTGAAGTAGAGGTAGAACGTCCCCTTGGCGACGCCAGCCTTTGCAACAATCTCATCTACCGTCGTTTTATCAAAGCCCTTTCTAGCAAAAAGCTCCATGGCAGCTGAAACGAGCTTTTCCCTTGTTTTCCCCGGGGACTTCGTGGACATTCTGACACCTCTGACCGCACAGTCATTGACCCATTGGACAGTTGTGGGTATAGAAGGATTTAAGCTTTTCTGTGGACGGGAAGGGAACCAAAAAGTTGAAAATAAAGACAAGTAATAGTTCGATCAAAGAACCGCCGAGATTATCTTCTCGTCTATCTCCGCGACCTCTGAGAGGAGTTCGCCCAGTTCACCGGGAACCATCTTCGCGAAGAGCCCCATGTTCATGCCGAAGACGTATATCCCGTCGGGCATCTCTATAACCGAGAACTTGCAAGGCATCATAGCTGAAATCCACCTGTTTTCAGGCTTGCTGATGGCCTTAGTTGCAAAGTCCCTGTTGCAGACCTCGATGATAGCAAACTGAATTCCAACCTTCTCCCTGAAGTCGTACTCCCCTATAACCGTCCAGCCGACTTCTTCGGTCTTCTTCTTCAGCCTCTCAAGGGTCTCCTCAAAGCCGTACCTGCTCCTAACCCCCTTCACCATCTGCCTCATTACTTCCTCCATGGAAATCACCTGACTGACTAGTCAGAGCAAGAAATATAAATCCTTTTCGTGAACCTTTGGTTGATAACCATGGCCCTGATGCTAGCGGGTAGAGTGGTTGAGGTCAGGGGAGATATGGCGGTAGTGGATGTTGAAGGCCAGCTTAAGGAGGCTAAGCTCGACTTCATCAGGGACGTCAAGCCGGGCGACTACGTAACGATTTACTACGGCATAGTACTTGAGAAGGTGAGCGAGGAAGATGCCAGGGAAACGCTGGAGCACTGCTCCTATCACAGGGGAGCAAAGGTCGAGATGAAGTTTTCGCTGGTTGAAAACCTGAGGTTTTAGAAAGGCTAAATAACAACCGTTGGTATTTCTGGACGGTGAGAGAGATGTGTCTCGCGACGATTGCGAAGGTGCTTGAGGTGAACCCCGAGAAGGGAACTGCATGGGTTGACTTCGGGGGCGTTAAAAGGGAGGCCAGAATAGACCTGATGCCCGATGTCAAGGTCGGTGAGTACGTCCTGATACACACGGGCTTCATTATAGAGCGCGTGGACGAAAAGACTGCCAGAGAAATCCTGAGCGCGTGGGAAGAGGTTTTCAAGGTCGAGGAGGACGCGATAGGAGGCTACTACTACCCGGGTGATTGAGATGACCGTTGAAGAAGTCGTTCAGCCCTACAGGGACAGGGGAATAGCCCAGAAGCTCGTTGAGAAAATCAAAGAAGAGGCAAAAACGCTGGACGGCGAAATAAGGATAATGCACGTCTGCGGGACTCATGAGGACACCATAACCCGCTCCGGAATACGCTCTCTCCTCCCGGAGAACGTCAAAGTCGTGAGCGGGCCGGGCTGTCCCGTCTGCATTACCCCCGTTGAGGACATAGTGGCGATGCAGCTCATAATGAGGAAAGCGAGGGAAGAGGGCGAGGAGATAATCCTGACCACCTTTGGAGACATGTACAAGATTCCGACTCCGATGGGGAGCTTCGCTGATTTGAAGAGCGAGGGCTTTGACGTCCGCGTTGTCTACTCAATCTTCGACACCTACAAAATGGCCAAGGAGAACCCGGACAAAACCGTCGTCCACTTCAGCCCGGGTTTCGAAACGACAACCGCGCCAACTGCGGGAATGATAAACGCCGTCGTCAACGAGGGCCTTGAGAACTTCAAGATATACTCAGTTCACCGGCTAACGCCCCAGGGAATAGAGGTTCTCATAAAGCAGAAGAGCAGGATAGATGCCCTCATAGATGCCGGCCACGTCTCAACGATAATTGGCGTGAAAGGCTGGGAGTTCCTGAGCGAGAAGTATGGAATCCCGCAAGTTGTTGCCGGCTTCGAGCCCAACGACGTGCTCATGGCCATCCTCCTCCTAATCCGGATGTACAAGGAAGGCGACGCGCGAGTGGTAAACGAGTACAGGAGGGCCGTTAAGTACGAGGGGAACGTTACAGCGCAGAGGCTCATCAACAAGTACTTCAAGGTTGTTGATGCCAAGTGGCGCGCCTTAGGCATCTTCCCGGGAACGGGCCTTGAGCTGAGGGACGAGTGGAAGGAACTCGACATCAAGAACATCTACAAGGTTGAGGTGCCAAAGAACCTGCCAGACCTCGAAAAGGGCTGTCTCTGTGGAGCAGTGCTTAGGGGACTGGCACTCCCGACCGACTGCCCGCACTTTGGCAAGACCTGCACGCCGAGGCATCCGGTTGGGCCGTGCATGGTGTCCTACGAGGGAACCTGCCAGATATTCTACAAGTACGGGGTTCTGTTTTAGTGAGGCATAAATACGATGAGAGCGCAAGATAGAACGGTGGGAACATGGAGGAGGTAAGGGCGGTTTACCATAAGGGCGTCTTAGTGCCCCTTAAAAGCCTAAACCTCAGGGAAGGGGAGGAGGTGACGGTAATCATCAAGAAAAAGGCCCCGCGCAGGTACTTTGGCATCTTCAAAAAGGAAGACGTCGAGAAGGTCATAGAGGAGATCGAGAATGAGGGTGTTCTATGACAGTAACGTCTTCCTTAAATTTTTGGGCGGAGAGAGCGAGGCTGGAGCGCTCTTGGATTTGGCCTTTGAAGGAAAAGTTGAAGGAGTCGTCAGCTGGGTGGTTCTCTCCGAGGTCATCTTCGGCTACTTAAGGCTCACGACCAACATGAGGCCCTACGACCTGAAAAGAAAATTGCCCAAGATGAACGTTGATTTAACTCCAATCCGCGAGCTTTTAGAACCCTTCCAGATTTTGGAAGTCAATCCTAATCCAACCGAACTCTTTGACCTCGTGAACAAATCAGGACTCCTTCCTAATGACGCGCTCATAGCGTTAACGTGCCTAAAGGAGGGCATTCCTCTAGTTAGCTTCGATTCGGATTTTGAGCGGGTTGCAGGGCTGAGAAGGGGGACGACTCCAGAGGAATTGCCGGTTGAGTAGAACACCAAAGGTTCAAAACTCCCCTATCGTTTTCAACTTTTGGTTTTGGAAACCTATAAAGCCTCCGATTGCAAAGAAGGGACAGGTGAGAGGATGAAGGCGTATCACCTTCACGTTCAGGGAATCGTTCAGGCCGTCGGGTTTAGGCCCTTCGTTTACAGAATAGCGCACGAGCACAACCTCAAGGGCTACGTCAAGAACCTCGGCGATGCTGGCGTGGAGATAGTGGTTGAAGGCCGGGAGGAGGACATCGAGGCCTTTCTCAGGGATCTGCACCAAAAGAAGCCGCCGCTCGCGAGGATTGATAAGGTTGATAAGAAGGAAATCCCGCCCCAGGGCTTTCCCGAGTTCTACATCGAGAAGAGCTCGAAGGGTGGAAAGGGCGGCGACTCGATAATCCCGCCCGACATAGCCATCTGTGACGACTGCCTGAGGGAGCTCTTCGACCCGACCAACAAGCGGTACATGTACCCCTTCATAGTCTGCACCAACTGCGGTCCGAGGTTCACGATAATCGAGGATCTGCCCTACGACCGCGAGAACACGACCATGAGAGAGTTCCCGATGTGCGACTTCTGCCGGAGCGAGTATGAAGACCCCCTCAACAGGCGCTATCATGCTGAACCGATAGCCTGTCCAGTCTGCGGGCCGAGCTACCGCTTGTACACGAACGATGGAAGGGAGCTAACCGGCGACCCGCTGAGGAAGGCGGCCGAGCTGATAGATAAGGGCTACATAGTGGCGATAAAGGGAATCGGAGGGATACATTTAGCGTGCGACGCGACCAACGAAGAGGCCGTTGCCGAGCTGAGGAAGAGAACCTTCAGGCCGCAGAAGCCCTTCGCGATAATGGCCGACTCCCTTGAGACGGTTAAAAGCTTCGCCTACGTGAGTAAAGAGGAGGAAGAGGAGCTGACCTCCTACCGGAGGCCGATAATAACGCTCCGCAAGAGGGAACCCTTCCCCCTGCCCGAGAACCTCGCGCCGGGCCTGCACACCATCGGAGTCATGCTCCCCTACGCGGGAACCCACTACATACTCTTCCACTGGAGCAAAACCAAGGTCTACGTGATGACCTCGGCCAACTATCCGGGAATGCCGATGGTCAAGGACAACGAGAAAGCGTTTGAAGAACTCAGGGAGATGGCAGACTACCTCCTCCTGCACAACAGGAAGATACTCAACAGGGCGGACGACAGCGTTGTTCGCTTCGTTGACGGGAGGAGGGCGGTAATAAGGAGGAGCAGGGGTTTCGTGCCGTTGCCGGTAGAGATTCCCTTCGATTACCGCGGCTTGGCCGTTGGAGCTGAGCTTATGAACGCCTTTGGGGTTGCAAAGAACGGGAAGGTTTACCCGAGCCAGTACATAGGCAACACGGGGAAGCTTGAAGTCCTTGAGTTCATGCGGGAGGCAATAGCGCACTTCAAGCGGATACTCCGCGTTAAGGACTTCGATTTAATCATAGCCGACCTCCATCCAGCTTATAACACGACGAAATTAGCGATGGAGCTGGCAAACGAGCTGGACGTTGAGCTCCTCCAGGTTCAGCACCACTACGCCCACATAGCGAGCGTTTTGGCTGAGAAAAACCTCGAATCTGCCGTTGGGATAGCCCTCGACGGAGTCGGCTACGGGGCAGATGGAAACGTCTGGGGCGGTGAGGTTCTCTACCTGAGCTACGAGGACGTCGAAAGATTAGCCCACATAGACTACTACCCGCTCCCCGGCGGTGATTTGGCGAGCTACTACCCGCTGAGGGCCTTGATGGGGATTCTGAGCGAGGTCTACTCCATCGAGGAGCTTGAAGGAGTCATAAGCCGCTGCTGTCCCAAAGCGGTTGAGAGCCTCAAGTACGGAAAGGTTGAGTTCAGCGTTATCCTCAACCAGCTCGCCAAGGGGGTAAACACGGCCTACGCATCCTCGACTGGAAGGGTTCTCGATGCATTAGCCGTCCTGCTCAACGTCGCCTACAGGAGGCACTACGAGGGTGAACCGGC
Coding sequences:
- a CDS encoding DUF302 domain-containing protein, with product MEEVMRQMVKGVRSRYGFEETLERLKKKTEEVGWTVIGEYDFREKVGIQFAIIEVCNRDFATKAISKPENRWISAMMPCKFSVIEMPDGIYVFGMNMGLFAKMVPGELGELLSEVAEIDEKIISAVL
- a CDS encoding proton-conducting transporter membrane subunit, giving the protein MFMEYALGAFIIGGLLGFIKDYKASVKASSFMALIGSLALLGEVYNVYTNGPERLNLYRIPLHITATSNVFLLIIGIVGTAASLYAISYMDIFEKTGKGWVYAIAYNTFLASMALVVTVNSMEYFVMSWELMTLSSFILVFFSEKARDVGASIKYYITMHFLDTIPLFLALGTAYSLVGSFEKLSFDNIATALASAPAHTKIVFGGLLLIAFMAKAGIVPFQFWVAETYRAAPTSVSAIMAGAMEKVTLYGLIALVWGLVGTTYIFGIAIALLGATTLTVGTLYALKETNAKRLLAYHSIGQMGYIWLGIGIGMALIPKGGALAAVGALGAFAGLFHALNHAIFKGSLFLSAGAVEYRTGTVELEELGGLGRQMRWTALAALFGSLAIAGVPPFNGFISKWLIYVAGYQSEDFLLAFGALLAVFISAATLASFVKFYGTQFGGEMKRYREVREVPGTMLLGQWILAGLTLLIGVFPGTVTGILNIFNAPIKDGVYRIGFGSVLFSPVLFIVLVAVIAVGLYLSFRPEYGKEVTPWDCGTTALNEDEYRVSSEGYYIKYEEKIGSFYRFSDWFYMIGEGIIHYIVRGYMWIASYFVKIVDTPYTKIETLDDLRRGRVLNADEEALKPLIRFLRIACDVLPGIRLGTFVVIALIVVGAVIGILMAL
- a CDS encoding hydrogenase 4 subunit D; this translates as MNGEIFLASSLLPFLLLLIFKLEGRAADAVASTIIGIALLINAYGTYDFFQGGAGKVYHYAYTSGGNLGEVFGLSIDIASVIMGFTSILVSFLIVLYTADYMSSTNRSFPLESGKGRFYALFGLLTGSSMVFIYSTNLIQFLVALELMAIALLYLVDFYGNAKGPAIKGFLVLNLAVFLILGASAVLGNSQELAKMGSVAQSTKDTAFALLIFAALAMSSQLFFYSWLPDATAGPVPASAYIHSASIVPLGSFMLFRVIQYMNPGKDDFWLLGLLTVALIILMMIYYPLQTDGKKLIAYSTIAQAGVAYIILAYALLGHVEGLQIAVYQVVNHAFVKALAYLSVGAFAYSLGTTDFSRIKGIRKSLPWASIGWFLSFLGLAGVLPLGLFFSKAFTIMSTRHAQGVASWLFPGTVLFDAAIFLVVVLLWFNRMFFGEPEPAAEGHSTKLMCAVMITLILIGIVAPWVTLNVVMKIGFMR
- a CDS encoding type II toxin-antitoxin system VapC family toxin gives rise to the protein MRVFYDSNVFLKFLGGESEAGALLDLAFEGKVEGVVSWVVLSEVIFGYLRLTTNMRPYDLKRKLPKMNVDLTPIRELLEPFQILEVNPNPTELFDLVNKSGLLPNDALIALTCLKEGIPLVSFDSDFERVAGLRRGTTPEELPVE
- a CDS encoding 4Fe-4S dicluster domain-containing protein, whose product is MAHKKIFLDYKRCIGCKACEVACEMTHGEARIKVFEFPDLFTVPFNCRHCEKAPCLNVCPTGALFRDEDGAVAFDPLKCIGCLMCAVACPFGVPKLDEENKIMDKCDLCADRRAEGLLPACVSACPTEALKFGEINDVLWDREGKIVANLKSSAEKGEGERALIVL
- a CDS encoding HypC/HybG/HupF family hydrogenase formation chaperone, whose protein sequence is MCLATIAKVLEVNPEKGTAWVDFGGVKREARIDLMPDVKVGEYVLIHTGFIIERVDEKTAREILSAWEEVFKVEEDAIGGYYYPGD
- a CDS encoding HypC/HybG/HupF family hydrogenase formation chaperone yields the protein MALMLAGRVVEVRGDMAVVDVEGQLKEAKLDFIRDVKPGDYVTIYYGIVLEKVSEEDARETLEHCSYHRGAKVEMKFSLVENLRF
- a CDS encoding TetR/AcrR family transcriptional regulator, coding for MSTKSPGKTREKLVSAAMELFARKGFDKTTVDEIVAKAGVAKGTFYLYFKSKDDLIKELAFEVMPIMAMPSLNDPYITLSYPTLESYLLQIGREFLDFYSENYRAEMFFHMLSVRKRMKSLDDIYSQSCSELLREGARRITAYVKVGFEDALIAFQMFLASLMHYLHAGECLGFSREHYLKKVILAVINHLKLSASV
- a CDS encoding antitoxin family protein — protein: MEEVRAVYHKGVLVPLKSLNLREGEEVTVIIKKKAPRRYFGIFKKEDVEKVIEEIENEGVL
- a CDS encoding molybdopterin-dependent oxidoreductase; translated protein: MPMAEKLVPVVCPWCSVGCRFYAVSANGYIRRIEFDYDHPTIANRGKLCPKGVASYQFINSPQRLKKPLRRVGEKGEGKFEEISWEEAYRIIASKIKEIKETYGPEAIAFLGSEKITLEENYLVHKLSKAIGTNHLDFPGRYCQYSNSPARTVVFGSAAATNPFEDIAKAELVVFWGHNPAETAPVLFGQYIEKAILDNNAPLIVIDPRSTRGHKYASLHLKPYPGTDLAIALAMLNVVISEELYDKDFVRGRTVGFEGLKESVKDYTPEWAEKISGVPAEDIRKAARLIATKRTAFLVNEGMNQHVNGLNTAIAIANLIAITGNIGREGVWSGVFPGAQCGFCAAMSGIAPNKLPTGKLVTDEAARAELERLWGFPIPDWVGLDLTTMVREIGNKIRMMYIVGGNIAKSMPNSGWVREQLKKLDFLVVQDIFLTETAMYADIVLPAAAWFEKTGTAISAERRVQRTYKAAEAPGEAKPDWLIIVELAKELGLGEYFKYSHPDEILREINKVIPVFKGATPEYLAEHPEGCFFPCSEPGEGTKVLFKTAFKTSDGKAHLQPVSWREPPEMPDEEYPFWLTNFRLVGHWHTGSMSFESPSLKKRWPEEYVMINPKDAKKLGIKTGDLVKVSTRRGSVLVRAEVTEHIREGVIAMPWHWQANFLTLDEIHEKTKMAELKAVAAKVEKVEE
- the hypD gene encoding hydrogenase formation protein HypD — translated: MTVEEVVQPYRDRGIAQKLVEKIKEEAKTLDGEIRIMHVCGTHEDTITRSGIRSLLPENVKVVSGPGCPVCITPVEDIVAMQLIMRKAREEGEEIILTTFGDMYKIPTPMGSFADLKSEGFDVRVVYSIFDTYKMAKENPDKTVVHFSPGFETTTAPTAGMINAVVNEGLENFKIYSVHRLTPQGIEVLIKQKSRIDALIDAGHVSTIIGVKGWEFLSEKYGIPQVVAGFEPNDVLMAILLLIRMYKEGDARVVNEYRRAVKYEGNVTAQRLINKYFKVVDAKWRALGIFPGTGLELRDEWKELDIKNIYKVEVPKNLPDLEKGCLCGAVLRGLALPTDCPHFGKTCTPRHPVGPCMVSYEGTCQIFYKYGVLF
- the hypF gene encoding carbamoyltransferase HypF yields the protein MKAYHLHVQGIVQAVGFRPFVYRIAHEHNLKGYVKNLGDAGVEIVVEGREEDIEAFLRDLHQKKPPLARIDKVDKKEIPPQGFPEFYIEKSSKGGKGGDSIIPPDIAICDDCLRELFDPTNKRYMYPFIVCTNCGPRFTIIEDLPYDRENTTMREFPMCDFCRSEYEDPLNRRYHAEPIACPVCGPSYRLYTNDGRELTGDPLRKAAELIDKGYIVAIKGIGGIHLACDATNEEAVAELRKRTFRPQKPFAIMADSLETVKSFAYVSKEEEEELTSYRRPIITLRKREPFPLPENLAPGLHTIGVMLPYAGTHYILFHWSKTKVYVMTSANYPGMPMVKDNEKAFEELREMADYLLLHNRKILNRADDSVVRFVDGRRAVIRRSRGFVPLPVEIPFDYRGLAVGAELMNAFGVAKNGKVYPSQYIGNTGKLEVLEFMREAIAHFKRILRVKDFDLIIADLHPAYNTTKLAMELANELDVELLQVQHHYAHIASVLAEKNLESAVGIALDGVGYGADGNVWGGEVLYLSYEDVERLAHIDYYPLPGGDLASYYPLRALMGILSEVYSIEELEGVISRCCPKAVESLKYGKVEFSVILNQLAKGVNTAYASSTGRVLDALAVLLNVAYRRHYEGEPAMKLESFAMKGKNDLKFEIPVEGELIKVEELFLQALDAVEKAPPADIAYSAHLALARAFADAAVEKAKEFGVKDVAISGGVAYNELIVKTIRKVVEASGLRFHATTEIPRGDNGINVGQAFLGGLYLEGYLSREDLML